A DNA window from Setaria viridis chromosome 2, Setaria_viridis_v4.0, whole genome shotgun sequence contains the following coding sequences:
- the LOC117843780 gene encoding flowering time control protein FCA isoform X1: MHRGGGDRSGGRFQRGPSRWSSGGGGGGGGGGGSPPHRYSRGGEEGGGGGGRFHPYRGSSDYSGGGGGGGGYRGGGGVDDFGKQRHRYGGGNRGGGRGDFQDHDSRSNYVKLFVGSVPRTATEEDVRPLFEEHGDVLEVALIKDRKTGEQQGCCFVKYATSEEADRAIRGLHNQYTLPGAMGPVQVRYADGERERHGAIEHKLFVASLNKQATPKEIEEIFAPYGHVEDVYIMRDGMRQSRGCGFVKFSSKEPAVAAMNALSGTYIMRGCEQPLVIRFADPKRPRPGESRGGPAFGGPGFSPRSDAALVIRPTANLDEPRGRHMPSDSWRPSSPRSMASNQYNNFGSDNPLALGGAVTSADTAGFRPPMFPGNGSLSTQTAVPTSSHVGMNPPMVQGHHLGSQQIPPMQKPPGPPQNFPVQLQNAQQGQPLQGSIQQIGQLQVPQSTGPVSYGQNMPSMQLPGQPPASQPLMQQNASLGALQAPSSVQSNPMQGQQQLPTSVAPQMLQQSMQQMPSQAPQLLLQQQAALQSSYQSSQQAIYQLQQQLQLMQQQTNLNQQPPAQVPKQPVQSSTSGAPGAIILTNINAIPQQVGSPAVSSTCNWTEHTSPEGFKYYYNSVTRESKWEKPEEFVLYEQQQQQQQQQKLLLLQQHQQKIAAQQLQSPPQGQSLPSMQPIQQLSQAQGQTQMPMKQQELNYSQLQAAGSIDPSRIQQGIQAAQERAWKS, translated from the exons atgcaccgcggcggcggcgaccgctcCGGAGGCCGGTTTCAGCGGGGCCCCTCTCGCtggtccagcggcggcggaggcggcggtggcggaggaggaggtagcCCACCCCACCGCTACTCCCGCGGCGGGGaggaaggcggtggcggtggcgggaggtTCCACCCGTACCGTGGCTCTTCCGACTAttctggcggcggtggcgggggtggaGGGTACAGAGGCGGTGGCGGTGTGGACGACTTCGGCAAGCAGAGGCACCGGTACGGCGGCGGTAACCGAGGCGGAGGCCGTGGGGATTTCCAAG ATCATGATAGCAGAAGTAATTATGTCAAACTTTTTGTTGGCTCTGTTCCGAGGACAGCAACTGAAGAAGAT GTCCGTCCTTTATTTgaggaacatggagatgttctTGAAGTTGCTTTAATCAAGGATAGGAAGACCGGTGAACAGCAAG GTTGTTGTTTTGTTAAATATGCTACTTCGGAGGAGGCAGATAGGGCCATCAGGGGTCTTCACAACCAATACACTTTACCTGGA GCGATGGGTCCTGTTCAAGTTAGATATGCTGATGGCGAAAGGGAACGACATG GGGCCATTGAGCACAAATTATTTGTTGCGTCCCTCAATAAGCAAGCAACTCCAAAGGAGATTGAAGAG ATCTTTGCTCCATATGGTCATGTGGAAGATGTTTACATTATGAGAGATGGCATGAGGCAGAGCCGAG GTTGTGGATTTGTCAAATTCTCATCAAAAGAGCCAGCAGTGGCAGCTATGAATGCCCTTAGTGGGACTTACATAATGAGG GGGTGCGAGCAACCATTAGTCATAAGATTTGCTGATCCTAAGAGGCCTAGACCTGGAGAATCGAG GGGTGGCCCTGCATTTGGAGGTCCTGGTTTCAGTCCTCGATCAGATGCAGCCCTTGTTATCAG GCCAACAGCCAATCTTGATGAACCAAGGGGTCGGCACATGCCTTCTGACTCTTGGCGTCCATCAAGTCCAAGGTCAATGGCATCTAATCAATACAATAATTTTGGATCTGACAATCCCTTGGCGCTTGGTGGTGCTGTAACATCAGCAGATACT GCTGGTTTTCGACCTCCGATGTTTCCTGGAAATGGCTCCTTATCAACTCAGACAGCTGTGCCAACTTCATCGCATGTG GGCATGAACCCTCCCATGGTACAAGGGCATCATCTGGGAAGCCAACAGATCCCACCCATGCAAAAGCCACCTGGTCCACCACAGAACTTCCCCGTACAATTGCAGAATGCTCAGCAAGGACAGCCCCTGCAGGGATCTATTCAACAGATTGGGCAGCTTCAGGTTCCGCAATCCACAGGACCTGTTTCATATGGCCAGAATATGCCATCTATGCAATTACCTGGCCAACCTCCAGCATCACAGCCATTGATGCAACAGAATGCTTCTCTAGGTGCTTTACAGGCTCCTTCATCTGTACAGTCCAATCCCATGCAGGGCCAGCAGCAACTTCCCACCAGTGTTGCTCCCCAAATGCTCCAGCAGTCAATGCAGCAGATGCCTTCACAAGCACCACAGTTGCTGCTTCAACAGCAGGCAGCTTTGCAGTCTAGTTACCAGTCTTCACAGCAAGCGATTTATCAGTTGCAGCAACAGCTGCAACTAATGCAGCAGCAAACTAACCTAAATCAGCAACCCCCAGCACAGGTTCCTAAACAG CCAGTGCAATCCAGTACCTCTGGTGCTCCAGGTGCCATTATTCTGACAAATATTAATGCAATTCCACAGCAGGTTGGTTCACCTGCAGTGTCTTCAACCTGCAACTGGACAGAGCATACGTCCCCTGAAGGTTTTAAGTACTACTACAATAGCGTTACTCGTGAGAGTAAG TGGGAGAAGCCTGAAGAGTTTGTGCTGtatgagcagcagcagcagcagcagcaacagcagaaaCTGCTTTTGCTTCAACAGCACCAACAAAAGATTGCAGCACAGCAACTGCAGTCACCACCACAGGGTCAGTCTCTTCCATCCATGCAACCGATTCAACAACTTTCCCAGGCACAAGGACAAACACAAATGCCGATGAAACAGCAG GAATTAAATTACTCTCAATTACAGGCAGCTGGTTCCATTGACCCCAGCAGGATTCAGCAG GGCATTCAAGCTGCTCAAGAACGTGCTTGGAAAAGTTAG
- the LOC117843780 gene encoding flowering time control protein FCA isoform X2, which yields MHRGGGDRSGGRFQRGPSRWSSGGGGGGGGGGGSPPHRYSRGGEEGGGGGGRFHPYRGSSDYSGGGGGGGGYRGGGGVDDFGKQRHRYGGGNRGGGRGDFQDHDSRSNYVKLFVGSVPRTATEEDVRPLFEEHGDVLEVALIKDRKTGEQQGCCFVKYATSEEADRAIRGLHNQYTLPGAMGPVQVRYADGERERHGAIEHKLFVASLNKQATPKEIEEIFAPYGHVEDVYIMRDGMRQSRGCGFVKFSSKEPAVAAMNALSGTYIMRGCEQPLVIRFADPKRPRPGESRGGPAFGGPGFSPRSDAALVIRPTANLDEPRGRHMPSDSWRPSSPRSMASNQYNNFGSDNPLALGGAVTSADTAGFRPPMFPGNGSLSTQTAVPTSSHVGMNPPMVQGHHLGSQQIPPMQKPPGPPQNFPVQLQNAQQGQPLQGSIQQIGQLQVPQSTGPVSYGQNMPSMQLPGQPPASQPLMQQNASLGALQAPSSVQSNPMQGQQQLPTSVAPQMLQQSMQQMPSQAPQLLLQQQAALQSSYQSSQQAIYQLQQQLQLMQQQTNLNQQPPAQVPKQQVGSPAVSSTCNWTEHTSPEGFKYYYNSVTRESKWEKPEEFVLYEQQQQQQQQQKLLLLQQHQQKIAAQQLQSPPQGQSLPSMQPIQQLSQAQGQTQMPMKQQELNYSQLQAAGSIDPSRIQQGIQAAQERAWKS from the exons atgcaccgcggcggcggcgaccgctcCGGAGGCCGGTTTCAGCGGGGCCCCTCTCGCtggtccagcggcggcggaggcggcggtggcggaggaggaggtagcCCACCCCACCGCTACTCCCGCGGCGGGGaggaaggcggtggcggtggcgggaggtTCCACCCGTACCGTGGCTCTTCCGACTAttctggcggcggtggcgggggtggaGGGTACAGAGGCGGTGGCGGTGTGGACGACTTCGGCAAGCAGAGGCACCGGTACGGCGGCGGTAACCGAGGCGGAGGCCGTGGGGATTTCCAAG ATCATGATAGCAGAAGTAATTATGTCAAACTTTTTGTTGGCTCTGTTCCGAGGACAGCAACTGAAGAAGAT GTCCGTCCTTTATTTgaggaacatggagatgttctTGAAGTTGCTTTAATCAAGGATAGGAAGACCGGTGAACAGCAAG GTTGTTGTTTTGTTAAATATGCTACTTCGGAGGAGGCAGATAGGGCCATCAGGGGTCTTCACAACCAATACACTTTACCTGGA GCGATGGGTCCTGTTCAAGTTAGATATGCTGATGGCGAAAGGGAACGACATG GGGCCATTGAGCACAAATTATTTGTTGCGTCCCTCAATAAGCAAGCAACTCCAAAGGAGATTGAAGAG ATCTTTGCTCCATATGGTCATGTGGAAGATGTTTACATTATGAGAGATGGCATGAGGCAGAGCCGAG GTTGTGGATTTGTCAAATTCTCATCAAAAGAGCCAGCAGTGGCAGCTATGAATGCCCTTAGTGGGACTTACATAATGAGG GGGTGCGAGCAACCATTAGTCATAAGATTTGCTGATCCTAAGAGGCCTAGACCTGGAGAATCGAG GGGTGGCCCTGCATTTGGAGGTCCTGGTTTCAGTCCTCGATCAGATGCAGCCCTTGTTATCAG GCCAACAGCCAATCTTGATGAACCAAGGGGTCGGCACATGCCTTCTGACTCTTGGCGTCCATCAAGTCCAAGGTCAATGGCATCTAATCAATACAATAATTTTGGATCTGACAATCCCTTGGCGCTTGGTGGTGCTGTAACATCAGCAGATACT GCTGGTTTTCGACCTCCGATGTTTCCTGGAAATGGCTCCTTATCAACTCAGACAGCTGTGCCAACTTCATCGCATGTG GGCATGAACCCTCCCATGGTACAAGGGCATCATCTGGGAAGCCAACAGATCCCACCCATGCAAAAGCCACCTGGTCCACCACAGAACTTCCCCGTACAATTGCAGAATGCTCAGCAAGGACAGCCCCTGCAGGGATCTATTCAACAGATTGGGCAGCTTCAGGTTCCGCAATCCACAGGACCTGTTTCATATGGCCAGAATATGCCATCTATGCAATTACCTGGCCAACCTCCAGCATCACAGCCATTGATGCAACAGAATGCTTCTCTAGGTGCTTTACAGGCTCCTTCATCTGTACAGTCCAATCCCATGCAGGGCCAGCAGCAACTTCCCACCAGTGTTGCTCCCCAAATGCTCCAGCAGTCAATGCAGCAGATGCCTTCACAAGCACCACAGTTGCTGCTTCAACAGCAGGCAGCTTTGCAGTCTAGTTACCAGTCTTCACAGCAAGCGATTTATCAGTTGCAGCAACAGCTGCAACTAATGCAGCAGCAAACTAACCTAAATCAGCAACCCCCAGCACAGGTTCCTAAACAG CAGGTTGGTTCACCTGCAGTGTCTTCAACCTGCAACTGGACAGAGCATACGTCCCCTGAAGGTTTTAAGTACTACTACAATAGCGTTACTCGTGAGAGTAAG TGGGAGAAGCCTGAAGAGTTTGTGCTGtatgagcagcagcagcagcagcagcaacagcagaaaCTGCTTTTGCTTCAACAGCACCAACAAAAGATTGCAGCACAGCAACTGCAGTCACCACCACAGGGTCAGTCTCTTCCATCCATGCAACCGATTCAACAACTTTCCCAGGCACAAGGACAAACACAAATGCCGATGAAACAGCAG GAATTAAATTACTCTCAATTACAGGCAGCTGGTTCCATTGACCCCAGCAGGATTCAGCAG GGCATTCAAGCTGCTCAAGAACGTGCTTGGAAAAGTTAG
- the LOC117843780 gene encoding flowering time control protein FCA isoform X3, with protein MHRGGGDRSGGRFQRGPSRWSSGGGGGGGGGGGSPPHRYSRGGEEGGGGGGRFHPYRGSSDYSGGGGGGGGYRGGGGVDDFGKQRHRYGGGNRGGGRGDFQDHDSRSNYVKLFVGSVPRTATEEDVRPLFEEHGDVLEVALIKDRKTGEQQGCCFVKYATSEEADRAIRGLHNQYTLPGAMGPVQVRYADGERERHGAIEHKLFVASLNKQATPKEIEEIFAPYGHVEDVYIMRDGMRQSRGCGFVKFSSKEPAVAAMNALSGTYIMRGCEQPLVIRFADPKRPRPGESRGGPAFGGPGFSPRSDAALVIRPTANLDEPRGRHMPSDSWRPSSPRSMASNQYNNFGSDNPLALGGAVTSADTAGFRPPMFPGNGSLSTQTAVPTSSHVGMNPPMVQGHHLGSQQIPPMQKPPGPPQNFPVQLQNAQQGQPLQGSIQQIGQLQVPQSTGPVSYGQNMPSMQLPGQPPASQPLMQQNASLGALQAPSSVQSNPMQGQQQLPTSVAPQMLQQSMQQMPSQAPQLLLQQQAALQSSYQSSQQAIYQLQQQLQLMQQQTNLNQQPPAQVPKQVGSPAVSSTCNWTEHTSPEGFKYYYNSVTRESKWEKPEEFVLYEQQQQQQQQQKLLLLQQHQQKIAAQQLQSPPQGQSLPSMQPIQQLSQAQGQTQMPMKQQELNYSQLQAAGSIDPSRIQQGIQAAQERAWKS; from the exons atgcaccgcggcggcggcgaccgctcCGGAGGCCGGTTTCAGCGGGGCCCCTCTCGCtggtccagcggcggcggaggcggcggtggcggaggaggaggtagcCCACCCCACCGCTACTCCCGCGGCGGGGaggaaggcggtggcggtggcgggaggtTCCACCCGTACCGTGGCTCTTCCGACTAttctggcggcggtggcgggggtggaGGGTACAGAGGCGGTGGCGGTGTGGACGACTTCGGCAAGCAGAGGCACCGGTACGGCGGCGGTAACCGAGGCGGAGGCCGTGGGGATTTCCAAG ATCATGATAGCAGAAGTAATTATGTCAAACTTTTTGTTGGCTCTGTTCCGAGGACAGCAACTGAAGAAGAT GTCCGTCCTTTATTTgaggaacatggagatgttctTGAAGTTGCTTTAATCAAGGATAGGAAGACCGGTGAACAGCAAG GTTGTTGTTTTGTTAAATATGCTACTTCGGAGGAGGCAGATAGGGCCATCAGGGGTCTTCACAACCAATACACTTTACCTGGA GCGATGGGTCCTGTTCAAGTTAGATATGCTGATGGCGAAAGGGAACGACATG GGGCCATTGAGCACAAATTATTTGTTGCGTCCCTCAATAAGCAAGCAACTCCAAAGGAGATTGAAGAG ATCTTTGCTCCATATGGTCATGTGGAAGATGTTTACATTATGAGAGATGGCATGAGGCAGAGCCGAG GTTGTGGATTTGTCAAATTCTCATCAAAAGAGCCAGCAGTGGCAGCTATGAATGCCCTTAGTGGGACTTACATAATGAGG GGGTGCGAGCAACCATTAGTCATAAGATTTGCTGATCCTAAGAGGCCTAGACCTGGAGAATCGAG GGGTGGCCCTGCATTTGGAGGTCCTGGTTTCAGTCCTCGATCAGATGCAGCCCTTGTTATCAG GCCAACAGCCAATCTTGATGAACCAAGGGGTCGGCACATGCCTTCTGACTCTTGGCGTCCATCAAGTCCAAGGTCAATGGCATCTAATCAATACAATAATTTTGGATCTGACAATCCCTTGGCGCTTGGTGGTGCTGTAACATCAGCAGATACT GCTGGTTTTCGACCTCCGATGTTTCCTGGAAATGGCTCCTTATCAACTCAGACAGCTGTGCCAACTTCATCGCATGTG GGCATGAACCCTCCCATGGTACAAGGGCATCATCTGGGAAGCCAACAGATCCCACCCATGCAAAAGCCACCTGGTCCACCACAGAACTTCCCCGTACAATTGCAGAATGCTCAGCAAGGACAGCCCCTGCAGGGATCTATTCAACAGATTGGGCAGCTTCAGGTTCCGCAATCCACAGGACCTGTTTCATATGGCCAGAATATGCCATCTATGCAATTACCTGGCCAACCTCCAGCATCACAGCCATTGATGCAACAGAATGCTTCTCTAGGTGCTTTACAGGCTCCTTCATCTGTACAGTCCAATCCCATGCAGGGCCAGCAGCAACTTCCCACCAGTGTTGCTCCCCAAATGCTCCAGCAGTCAATGCAGCAGATGCCTTCACAAGCACCACAGTTGCTGCTTCAACAGCAGGCAGCTTTGCAGTCTAGTTACCAGTCTTCACAGCAAGCGATTTATCAGTTGCAGCAACAGCTGCAACTAATGCAGCAGCAAACTAACCTAAATCAGCAACCCCCAGCACAGGTTCCTAAACAG GTTGGTTCACCTGCAGTGTCTTCAACCTGCAACTGGACAGAGCATACGTCCCCTGAAGGTTTTAAGTACTACTACAATAGCGTTACTCGTGAGAGTAAG TGGGAGAAGCCTGAAGAGTTTGTGCTGtatgagcagcagcagcagcagcagcaacagcagaaaCTGCTTTTGCTTCAACAGCACCAACAAAAGATTGCAGCACAGCAACTGCAGTCACCACCACAGGGTCAGTCTCTTCCATCCATGCAACCGATTCAACAACTTTCCCAGGCACAAGGACAAACACAAATGCCGATGAAACAGCAG GAATTAAATTACTCTCAATTACAGGCAGCTGGTTCCATTGACCCCAGCAGGATTCAGCAG GGCATTCAAGCTGCTCAAGAACGTGCTTGGAAAAGTTAG